The DNA segment CCGGACAGTTGATACAATTACACGGGACAGGCTGCGTTTAAAATCGTTTCggattctggttgggattgcggGCCCAAGCTCCTGTTAGGCGAACGAGTGGTTTTCTGCGTTTCCTGTTGGGACGTGGTGCACACGCAACGGGCTCCCCGGCCTCTCTGACACGCGTAATCGTACACGCCACGACACGCACGGGGCACGTGTGGCGTTCGCACGAGCTCCGACGACACAAAAGTTGCACGCTCGATTCTAGCGCGGACACGGAGCTACAGTCTTCGCGCCGACTATAGCCCCCTGCTTCCTTGGATCACTAGGGTGAACAAACTCACGGTTGCTCTCGTGTCCTGCCACGGTTTAATCCTACGTCGGGTCCACGGAATGACGACCACCTCAGGATTAACGTACCCCAACGCTCACACAAGGGGACAGTCGTGAACGTTGCTTTCGAAACGATAGTAGGTGCAAATTATAGTATATAGTACCAAAAAACCCCTGATAGGTTTCTTCCTAACGAGCCTTCGTTTTCGacatttttttcaagtttggtatgcgtaaaataaaagaattatttaagtTCAGTTTAGGTAGGGGTATATGGTCGAGTAGAACGATTGACTATGAAGCTTTTGGTTGTGAGTTCGAATCCCTGTCAAGTTACTTTTTTTGTTTATTAGTTTGAAATGGAaaagtatattttatttattgagtATGTATgacataaattttaaaataaaaaacagaTTTGGACGTATCGAAACGCCCACGTTCCGGCTTAAAAGTGGTTCAAATTGCTATATTCCTTGCTGTATGCATTTTTAACGAACGTCATAAGCTAATATTACAAACGACGTGCGCGGTGGGAGTATTTATTGACCCCAAGTTAGAGATTGCCCTGACCCAGCGTTGCGAAGATCGGCGGATATGACTAAACTAGTTAAAATGTACAGCAAACAGTCTAccacattttattttttttaaagaggatACTTTACATAAATTGTTTCTATTGATATTACATACAGCAAGTCAAATACATTTTCGACATATTTCAGTCGTCTGTACATTGATTTTactaaattttgtacaaaattcaAATGTTATTCCTGCAAAGCTATTCAAGTTTGTTATTCTAATACGttcaaaaaattgtttattatattaataagaaTAGAGACGAATGGCGTATGGGAATAATTGGTACACCATTGGTACGATATCTGTCGAGTCTTCTAGCGACTTGGGGCTAATAGAAGTTTGGTCAACCAACGCTACCCTCAACCATAACATATGCATCAAGGAGGATGAAAGCTCGAGTCATTAGTAGCACTAACGCAGATTGTTTCGGTGTACTTGTTACGCACCGTGGTAATTTACTACGTAATTACCGGCGCATCGACTCGTTCCGCGAACTACCTGCTCCGTTAAGTATCTCCGTCGTGACCCCCAACGGATTATACACCGGTTATTACCGAATAGAAATTTAACGCGTCGATCTAGAAACGCTGATTGATTCAATAACGCGCCTGCTCTGTCCAGACTGCAACCCATCGTACGTATGTACGCTGGGCGTCGCGGTTCTTCGGACCATATTTTCGAACAAATTGGTCACGATCACGTGAACGCTTAAACGAGAGAATAACACGTCAGTTCAGTGGTTCGTTTCACCGCGAGGCGAAAACGCCTTGCAAACCCGAGGGGAAAGAGGAACGGAGGCAGGTTCGACCAGACGTCCGGTGGTTGCCGCGGGGTTGTAATGACCCGCAAAGCCTGTAATTTCTGTCTTGGTCGAGTTAACATTCGactgccagaggagggcaactcGCCACCCAGGCCTCGCGGTTAAGGATCTCGGCGTGACTCATTCGAGGCAATTTAACAGCTTGACGCGATCATTTTCTGCTTGTATCCCAACCTAGACCGATATCCCTGGAACGATAAGGAAACTCGATGTGTCGCGTGATCCCGTTAACTACTCGCGATGGGGGACTCGGAACGCTACGAATCGATTCGAATCTGTAAAATGACGGAAAATTCGAACCCCTTCGGGATCTGATTCCGAAGCCTCCGCATGCCTCGAACCTGTTGGAAGTCTTGAAAACGGGGATCAATAAGAATATAttcataatcaataggaatcgcTGAGACTTATTTGGGTGCacagtgtcaaagtaaatttaaaaataaacatagaagacagtataaattataatagtcgTTACATGTATTggttaggggatgaaatgccctttaagaggagtggtcgaacaagtcgatagctcaattagttccggagatatagagaTTTCAGTTTCGAGTCgacgcggtggctagttccggagatataagggttcaaagcgtttgtttacgtcgcgaggtcaatgaactctcactacggccttgtcaagatCGTTGACCGTACGTGCtcgtaataaatattaaatgctACGTCAGTCGTGTGCGAGAGAGTCgtaaaaaaccaaaaaccatttcaagatGGAAGTTTTACAGTGGCTTAATTTTAGATATAACACTAGTATAGTTAGACTCTCTaagtcagtggaaactgaagaagaACAACATCtacgactacatatttttctcagtaaacgaacaataagaatagaagcgaatattgaaaaattcatttcacCTATACtgttataagaaaagtcgtatgtcagaaattctaaacgaaatttaaaaaaacgatCGTTTGACCTGTCgcgggtaggtttagtgttaaaccaAGGACCTAAAGCGGGGTAGCGTGCAAACGTTGATGCATCCGATGATCATGTAGATTAATTTCGGTTCACCGCAAGACGCCAGCGTTGGTATTCCTTTTCATCTTTCATTCCATCGGTGCGACGACGCTACGTAGCCCCGGTGTCCCTCCGGACAGTGCTGTTGCTGATGCCTTTTCAAGCGTCAGTCTTTTCTCACGCATACTCGTACGCACACGCACGTGCTTCGGTACTCTCGCCTGTTACTCCGTCTTTCCACCTACTACGGTTCCTCCTCTTCTTTTCTCTCGTCCCCTCGTTTTCATCTTCCTTCTCCTGGTCGGTTCTCGCTCTCTTCTCCACGGCGTACGAGCCTTCTTCCGCGTTCCTCCAACCTGCCAATCGTGCGCCTTCGACGAATACATCCAGCCGTAATGGACTACCGATCGGCTCACGGCCATCTTATTCTTCCTTCGGCCAACCGGAATTGTAATCCTAGAACCTCTTTTTTGCGAGAGGTTACGGGCGTCGATGCGCGTCGAGTATGGTTGTCGATAGGTAGTCGTCGGACGTTTATGTCCAGTTACTGTTAGTTATCTGCTCGCATAGAAGGATGTTGTTCTTCTGTTTATGGCGTGCAGCGTTCGCCGTCGTTGACATTTAAAGCAGGCTTACAGAGGTTGTTCGTTGAGTCTCACGATTCCGGTTACTGAACTCTCCGGACCATAGACGTCGGAGAATTTTTGGAACAATGACatcattttcttttttcttttctttctgttCGTGGCTTTATCGTCTTGAAACTCGAGGGAACACGATTAGGCCCGAGATAAACATTTCTCTTTAATTAGAGCCAATTAACGAGTTTGGTAacgttatttattaatttcccTTATTTTATCCGAAAGATAGAATAACGTGTCTACCAGTTAATTTGAATAATGGTATTTCTACTGTATTTATATTAAACACTTGAACCGTATAGGATGAATACTCGTCAAAGTAATATTACTCTTACTCTTGACAGTCGTTTTCAGTCCCCGTCTCGAACCCCGtaatttttcttcttattttaacGTCAGACACGCACGTCGGTCCCGCACGACCACGCGAAGAGACTGGATGGATGGATGGAGGAATAATTTTGCAACGAGGGAGACGCCCGGTCGGCGCATTAATTTATGTGCATTGCGTGACGGATATCCCAGAACCGCTGGTCATCGACTAACTCGTCTGTCTTTCGAACACGGCTACGCGCAAAGAAGAACATTTAATTATTCGTTCCCGCCATATTTCGTACGCGATGCATCGACGGTACTCGTGCACGGTTTCGTAATAATGTCGTAATCTAATCCAAGAAGGAGCTTCTGTTATGTTCCCTCGTCCATCATCGATAGCGGGGAGCAAGTTTATCGAAACTCGTCTCTCGATTCGTTAAAAGACGCGTCGAtgttatattaaataatatacggTGGCTCGTCGCGGGGACGGGTGAAGCAATAACAAGAAAATTGCAGGTTGTTCGTCGCGCGTTCGAAGTGTAAATATCATGTCCCATTTAGTCCCGTCGACGTAATGGCGATACTTAGATTTGTGTCTACCTGTATTCCAGTTTCACGGGCGTCAAGTGAATCGTTCGCCTCGGCGAATCTCtcgtttctttattttcttcgtCGAACTTGGAAATTAACGTGCCAGTGAAACATGCCGACGCTGTTAATGGAATGGAACGCACGTTTCGCGGCATTATGCACGAGGCGTCGCCATAGGAAAAAGAGTAGAACGACGAGGGAATAATTAGCGAAGACTGCCTCCTCTGTGTACTGAGTAATTAAGAGGAAAAGGTGATTTATCGTTCGTCTTGCCATTTAAGCGATAAGCGGAGGTGGTTTCGGAACAGTTCGAAACATCGCGCCACCCTTGGTGGTTGGTGTCCACTCTATTCGCGATGTTTGTCCATTTTACGCTCGTAAAATTTAAACTACGTCTCGTTGAGCGTACTCATCGCTTTTACGAGTCAATGATATTTCTTTTTCTTCCCATTTCCTTCGAACGTTCTGGTTTACGATCAGTCAGGGTGGCTCCAGAGACTAGTTTCTGTCCTCTCCTATCCACTCAAAGAAGCGCAAGCTGACGAGGTCATAGTtagattgtttctttttttggaTCGCGTGTGTGGCTTGCCAGACGTGATGGATCGTTTCCTAAGCTGACGCCAGAGAGTCTGCAAACACATTCTATTTGTCCAGAGGAGAGTGTAGCGTTGCCTCTCTGGTGGTGGAGGAAGCGAGAAAGATCGTAGAAAAGCAGAAAAGGTTTCTTAGCAGGGCCTGTCTTGGGTagttggtcgagcgcttgcgagagagacgaaAGCGTGGCCCTCTGGTGGCCAGTACGGAAAGTAGCAAGAGTTCGAAATTAGAATACTTAAAACTTTGAAACCCTTTCGTGAAAACGtattatttcgcgaaaaattcTACCCTTCCGTAAGTTTGCAGTTTTCTGGACGTAAAATTAGCGTAATTCTTTTCGTTTCAGGTTACTGAACAGCGCGTTGGTGTTGCTGTTCGGCGCTGTCGTTACGATCGCAAAGGAGGACGCGATGTCCAACTACGAAACGGTTCATACGAGCAACGCGGCCATCTTGAATCGCCTCGGTTTATCGCCGCTTCAGATACCGGACGGTCATCACAAGAAACGTTTGGCCGGCCCGGAGCCGCCGGGTTTGAATTCTCAGACGCGGATCCATCAGCCCTACAGCCGTCGCCACGGGCACCGGGACAGTCACGTTTACATAGTGAAGCTTCCGGCGAGTCCGCCGTATTACACGATCACGAAACCGCACAAGTCCGTGAAGGACGAAAAACTGACCAAGAGCGAGTCGAACTTTCCCATGGGATTTCAGGGGAACGGTAAACCGGCGAAGATCTATCATTGGAACTTGCCAGTGGTGAAGAAGATCACCGAGAAGAAGAGGCTGCAGACGCAGATgaagctggacctggccaagaagaagCTCGAGGACGCGAAGAAGTACCAAGGCACGCTGTTGAAGGACTTCGAGGAGGATCGCCCGGAGAATTTGAAGATCGCCCACGAGCCTCAAGAGAAGAAATATTACAGCGCAAAGAATAACAAGATTCTCCTACGTCAGAAGACTAGTACCGGTAAACACGTGAGGAACAACGACAAGAGGCTGAGCTATCCCGATCACGAGGACAAGAAGACCGAATCGAAGAAGAACAATAGCAACGGGAACAAAACGTACAGGCTGAACGATTCCGGTATGCACAGGATCCACCTGACGAACGAGCTTCACGGCTCGAGGAACGCGGCAAAGGTGAAGAAACACCGGAAGAAGGCAGCTATGTCGTACTACGCGCCGATCGCCAGCAAGTCCGGTTCCACGAGCATCCACAAGAACTTCCCCGGAAACGGCAAGCCCAAGGCGTTCTACGTAATGGAGAAGAGTCGCAAACCTGTCTACTATCACCCTTTATTACCTTAATCCTCGTGCCCGTGCTCGCATGTGTGTAATCACGTTACGTGTTAACGGCCCGTGAGCTTGTTAGCCTAAGTAGTCGCGCAATCACCACGGTTAGACAAGAACAGGGGCCGTCGTTTCGTAAGACGACAATGGAATTTTCGAGAACCACGGAAAGAGAgatagagagagggagagagaaagaCAGAGACTATGATCTTTCGATAAAAATCGTCCTTACTCGAAGTTACGTGTATCCTGCAAAGCCGTTCCACTTTCGTTACAGTTGTTAGGAGGTTAGTTTAGGTTGTCGGAACTTTCCACGGAAAGGGCGAACTTAAATTAGGATAGTTTAAGGGTATTCCGCGACGCCTGGGGCCCCCGAGTTCTCGCGCGATACTCGGTTAGATCCGCGAATGGAAACGATTTATCGGCGGCGTTGTTAACGTCACGACCCGATCGTCGTTTCCCGTTGCCACAATTTAACTTgtacaatatatttttataagttCAACAGATACTTTTTCTATCGACACGGCGTCAGCGTCGTTTCGCCGTGTGCTTGCTGAGAGACGTGAGTTGGCGCCGGTCGACAGTGGAGGAGTAATGCTCTCTGTGTCCTCTGGAAGCGATCGTTCGCGAGCCAATTCTTAAGAAAGACTGGACAACGCACGGTGTCTTGGAAACAGACCGTCTCAATGCCTTCGCTGTTTTAAATAATTGAAGGAATTCTTATTCCCTTTCCTGGATTGTTATTTTAAACAAACGAAAATATTCGATACTTTGCTTTCGGTGCTTAAAGACGGAGCTACTTGCTTCGAATGCTTAGTTACTTGATCTGATCAGTTACGGTGTAATCTCCTTCCTGCAAATTCAGGAAGGCGTGGCTATTGGAAAGAGATTTATACTTTTAATGGTCAGACTAACTGATTCGCTTCTGATTCTAATAACTGTTTTTATTAGAATAAAAGCTACACTTACACAAATTATGTTGGAAGATTAAAGTAGCGCTCGAAATGAATAAAACACTTACTAACATCGCTGTGAGCCATTATATACGCTTTCAATTTAGTTTTTACTTGTATAAATAAACGCTAGACGCTGCTCAGTGTCTTCTGTGGACAAATTATACAATCACGAGGATCTAAAATACCGTAAATTCACAAAATAATTGACTTCTGAATATTATATTAAATGAAACAATCAGTTTTCAAATAGCAGAATTTTAAGAATGAACTTTTCGGTAAAAGCTACTTTACGGAATGAATCtaacatttatttattcgtaatttGGGCAGAAAATTTGTCAAAAAAACTAACGAGGGATACCTGCGTATTCTTTCGACTATTTAAAATGGCGAAAACATTAAAATGATCTGTTTCCAGTAGGACACTTTGTATACTTCACGACAGGATGTACATGCCTTTTCTACGTATTGCCGCGCAAGGATTtttactgggttttttatgaCTAAATTGCAGAGCGCGAAAGGAACaaacattttttatattcttatatataaataaatatatatatatacatatatatatacatgttATAGGAAGAAGCTCAATTGTATCGAACCATGGCATTCAGTGTAGCGAATAAAAGTATTTATAGTactttgtatatgtatatattaccTGCTACGTGTCGCCAAAGAAATTAACGAGATCGTTTTGTTCCTTCGATTCTAATACCGAGAATACATAATGAAACGTTTAAGAAACCGGCCTTTCTTTCATATTTGGCAAAAAAAAACAAGGaatattcctttttttttataattttttgtgcACACTATAACCACAATCATACTAATCGAGAATCCTTTTGATTTTTTCATTACAGATGAGCAGAATGATCGGAATCGTGTCAGCCAGTAGGACACTTTTTTTTAAAGGAACCTTGTTCAATGACAATTTAGtcagttttgattattttcgcttgaaaaAAATTGCGAACATTCGTAAAGCATATATAAATAAGTATGCAAAATTTCGAAATTAAGAGACTTATACTTTTCTTGTAAAAAAATCCTTAAAAGGACCAAACTCTAGACTAGAGTACTCCCTTTGAAGCAGATAGTTTGGTTTATGTGTTTGCTGTTTTCCTATCTTTTTGAAACGTTCgtttgaattaaatttaatataacaaACATTGAGTCAAATTCCAAGCAAAAAGAATTTCCAAGAATCTGAAATAGCCTTTTTCGTTTTAAACTGAATTCGAAGAGACTAGTTTCCTCGTAAAAATAATTTCGTCCATCTGTCGAGTTTTCTCTGCTACGGTCACCGAGAGATTTGTTTGCGTATTCAATTTGATCCTCGCGGCGGAGGATCAAACATTTATTCGAGAAGGTCCTGCAAGCGAATACGCGAGCTTGAATCGAAATTTCACTTTAAGTCGGTTTCCTGGAGACGACGGGGACGGTATTATCATGATCTTTGAATTGAATCTCTTTGAGTAAGTAGCATAGATCGCCGGAGTGTGCCCGCGACCAGACAGGATATAATCCCGAGCAGACTCGCGTCCCAAGTCAATATTTGTGTTACGTGAGAGGGGGAAACATATGAAACACGTCTTCTTATCGACGTAGCCAGGCTAGGAACGGTAAGGATTCGAGAAATGTACGAAGGTTTTGCTCTCGCGGGGGTGGAAAGAAAGAAGGTAAGGGTCGATtcgatatttttttcttttttttttctgtatcTATCACATATTTACAAGATATAAAGCAGTAAATTCTCAACGGTTGTCGCGTTGACAAGGAAACAATATACAAACGTATGACTTcgatttgtaaataaatatatgattACGTACAAGACGTTGTAATAATACTACCCGTTTCGCAATCGTGGTTCTCCAGCCattgtaaaaaaatattaaatatcgcgttacgcTAACTCCTTGAGCAAATAGTCGTTAGACTGCAAATTGTACGCGTTCGTATGCGAATGTAAAagagtaaaatattaatattattatatattattatgtaGCCGTATTACAGTTTGCGTATGCTATTTTTCTCATTAGCGCATACGAGTAAAATTTGCATTCTAATTATCGTATTACTCGTTATAATTCGTACTCGTACGTAAATTAACGGTTAGATTTATAAGTATACGATTATATTAGGCAACGCCTAATTAATTGACGTATAAATAGGCATATAAATATCGATACTATGTACTGGGCTGTCCACGCAACATGTGCACCTCTGTAACTTCCAAAATATGTTTCAATGCGTACACTATGTAGTATTTTTTACTCAGCATTCTTCTATATTTtggtataaaaaatatagtattccattaaaaaaaaattaatctacTACATAGCGTACACCTTGAAACTAAGCAACCTTAGTACGCAACAttttttcatgaatattttggaaattTATAAAGTTGTACATATCgcgtggaccaccctgtataaagtagCTCCACAATTAAAAAACTAATTACCACATCTGCCCGACGGTCGAGCACTCGAATTGGGTGTAACGATATGCTCTAAACGCGATAAATTCATGCCAACGGGGGGGGAAAAATTCAAACTTCGATAACTATAAATTTCATGGTCGGTTGCTTTGGTTTCTGTAGGTTTCACGACATAAATTCAAAATCGTTTCAACGAATCCCTCCGTAAATATTTCTGCAACGAAACGTATCGATTCTATGGCAGATCCGTTCGGTTGGGCGATCGTAATCGCCATTAAAAAATTGCTAGATAAAACATCGATTACCATAATCGACTTTCGAAACAATCGTCCCGATTACAAATCGACGTAGCTTCTCTATCGTAAATAAGTTTCAACGTACGAACTACGATATTGTGGGGTCCATCGCCTCCggtactcgccgccagagggccacgctcttgtccctctcgcaagcgctcgactatTCAATGTCATGGCGCCTGAGATTTATTCGTTAACAAGTCCTCACCATTTCCATCTCATTCGCAGACCCCACAATATCTACAAACTCGATTCCTTGAGCGTCCTTTTACACTCGAACCACTCTCTCGCGATCGAACCATCAATTTCTAGGATCTCGATGAAGTCTTCAATAGTAGGAATTATCCTGCTGGTAGTCCGGGTAGCGGAAAGGTTGATGCTTCGAGGACGTTCCGTCGGGTTTCAGGAGGAAGAAGTTGGTCGGTTTCCCGTTGAAACTGTACGGCCCCTTGTCCAGCTTGTGGACCAGATCGTCGGGTCGTTTGATCGGCTTCAGATTGCTCTGCCACTGATAGATCGACGTCGGTTTGCCGTTGCTCACGAACTCCGCCGACAGACTGTCCAGATTGGTGATGGGGCTGTCGGTGGGTTTCTTGCTCGGTTTCTTCTGCCATTGATAGACCGACGTCGGTTTACCGTTGCTCACGAAATCAATGGGCAGCTTGATGAAAGGATTAACGGGTTGCTGATAGACTGGCTTGGGCCTGGTGAACGGTATCTGTTGATGGATCTTCGAGGTGGAGTAGGTGGAGGGTCGCGAAACGTAGTCCAAGCCCGGTACGAACATGTACTGCGTGGGTGGCAACCGAATGTAGATGATGTTGCTCTCCTGGTACCTGCTCCTATCGTCGGCGTCGAAACCGTTGTAATCGACGTCGTACGGCACGTTTGGGTACGTCAGCTGAGGCACGATCGGATAGTTGACGAAGATGGCTTTGTGCTTTCGACTCTTCTTCGCCGATTTGTCCTTGCTCTCGTCCTCTTTGCTCCCCGGTCGATTATCCTGGCTCGGAATCGAGGTCACCGGCGGGATCGTGGCTCTACGATCTTTCGTTCCGCCGTCGTTCTTCTCGTATTGCCTTTTTGTCGGGCGATTCGTCGCGTCCTTGGCAGTGACATCGTCGGTTTCCGTGGAAACTGCGATCGCGTCCCTGTTCCGCGGGAACAATCGAGCGTTCGGGGTGTCTCGTGGTGGCATCGCCGTCGCGGTCGCCACCACGGAAATCAGCAACGCCAGCGACGTCCTCATGGCGGctggaaaataaaaacaaaaccgCGTTTACGTTTTTGTCCGCAAAACGCGATTCCACCTAACAGGTAGGCCGTACAGTGCTGGCAAAAAGAGTggcatttgtttttaaatttagctgcaatttcttgtcgagCGAATACCGAAAGGGGCTGAAAGAGAGAAGAGAGAGCGATGTAATAGGCGtgcaaaatacaaattaatgcttacaaattataataaataaaatgaaaaataatttatattataattgtaCGGTGAATCTGATGTTGATAAGATGAACGTATCGTTATTTCGGGCAGTGTATCGTCGGGAAACGGGCCGAAACAAATTGCGGGCTCATCGGGCTCCGGAGAACCTCCTTAAAGATAACTCGTTTTCTCGGGAACCCTCGATGCCACTATCAAACCCTCCCCGCCTCAGCCCGCGTCACCAGCGGGGGCCATTCCCCGTCCAGCGACGTCGAATAAATCACGGCCCCGGTGTGGCAGCATAAACAAAAAGGAGAAAATGAGGATCACGCGTGAGACGGGTGGGTGGTTCGAGAAGGGGAGGCAGGGATGGGACTGGGGACAAACTACGGCCGGCATTTACCTAGACGGTTCGCGTACATTCCGCGCGTCAAGTTTTCTTCTGTTGGCGCAACCGCAGCGCACCAGGAATGGTAATTGAAACCGGGTTATAAAATCGTCCAGTCATGCAGTCGTGCATTCCTACCCGCGAACTTCTGTGCGGGGACCTTGCAGAAGGTCGCGCGTAGGATGAAAAGGAAAATGAGTCGCGAGCTAGTTAGAGGTCTAGGGGGGAAATAGCTGATAGCGAGGGGTTGTTCGGATCTCAGCTGTCAAACGGTTCGTCCTTTAAAGTGCGTCTTTTTAAAGTTTTTTGAGCAATCATTTGTGAATCAAGCATTTTGCAATCAAATTTTACAAGATTTATTTACACGTGGAGGATTCTTAATTAGTATGAGTTTGGTTATAGATGGTACTAGAACGgaaaataaaacagtcgataattAAGAAAATAGGTTGAGGTTTGAgggacaacttttcgaacatcctTAGGATTTTTAGAtatttactaaaatacgcgttgtttgcatttcgaaacagtaaaatcgtccaatccattcggaagttatgtttttttaaacatacgcatgaaaaggagaatcagacattgtattttcggtaaggaatttttttctcgaaaatgcgtaggaattcgggagtatgtctgttcaccaaaaattattgtgatcgacccctgcagtcaaaaataatttttttagaacgatttgaaattttttaatttcgtcgaaaattcttacatctactcgaattttgttctcgtaagtggttaggatttggagggtaagtctattcaccaaaaattattgtaatcgatccctgtaaacgaaaataatttttccagaacgatttgaaattttttttttccatcgaaaaatttaggcacgacccccttgtcgatttttcttaaaaattcgattttcaactttcataattttgtttgacgccctacaggaaagttgtctaatacttttttgtaggtacccatgaaccctacttcagaaaaaggtttcattgaaatatattcacaattgtaggagttatggctgtttgaaaattggaccatttttattgggtttcgctcggtttacggggtcaaggatcaacttttcgaatatttttgcgatttgtacatattctccatcaaaatacgcgtagtttgcttttttaaacattaaaatccgtcaattcgTTCAgatgttatgacgttttaaagatacgcacgaaatttcgaggaaccatttctgaccataaattacattttcgattaggaatttttttctcgaaagtgcataggaattcgggggtatgtctaacgaccgaaaatgattgtaatcaacccctgcagtcaaaaataattttttcagaacgatttgaaattttttattttcgtcgaatttctacacctactccctgtcgatttttcttaaaaattcgttcttgatttttaataaattcgtttGGCGCTCTAGGGAAatattgtttagtacttttttgtaggtatccatgagctctactaca comes from the Colletes latitarsis isolate SP2378_abdomen chromosome 7, iyColLati1, whole genome shotgun sequence genome and includes:
- the LOC143343209 gene encoding uncharacterized protein LOC143343209 translates to MRANARLLNSALVLLFGAVVTIAKEDAMSNYETVHTSNAAILNRLGLSPLQIPDGHHKKRLAGPEPPGLNSQTRIHQPYSRRHGHRDSHVYIVKLPASPPYYTITKPHKSVKDEKLTKSESNFPMGFQGNGKPAKIYHWNLPVVKKITEKKRLQTQMKLDLAKKKLEDAKKYQGTLLKDFEEDRPENLKIAHEPQEKKYYSAKNNKILLRQKTSTGKHVRNNDKRLSYPDHEDKKTESKKNNSNGNKTYRLNDSGMHRIHLTNELHGSRNAAKVKKHRKKAAMSYYAPIASKSGSTSIHKNFPGNGKPKAFYVMEKSRKPVYYHPLLP
- the LOC143343410 gene encoding uncharacterized protein LOC143343410; translation: MRTSLALLISVVATATAMPPRDTPNARLFPRNRDAIAVSTETDDVTAKDATNRPTKRQYEKNDGGTKDRRATIPPVTSIPSQDNRPGSKEDESKDKSAKKSRKHKAIFVNYPIVPQLTYPNVPYDVDYNGFDADDRSRYQESNIIYIRLPPTQYMFVPGLDYVSRPSTYSTSKIHQQIPFTRPKPVYQQPVNPFIKLPIDFVSNGKPTSVYQWQKKPSKKPTDSPITNLDSLSAEFVSNGKPTSIYQWQSNLKPIKRPDDLVHKLDKGPYSFNGKPTNFFLLKPDGTSSKHQPFRYPDYQQDNSYY